TCGCCGCGGTGGAGCTGGCCTGCCAGCGGCACACGCGCCGCTCGATGGCCCCGACGATGCTGTACAGGATCAGCGCCAGGACCGCCATGATGATCAGCGACGTCACGCCTCCGGTCATGTCGAATTGGTTCAGGGACTGCGTGACGTACCACCCCAGCCCTTTCGTGGACCCGACCATCTCTCCGACCACGGCGGACACGAACCCGATCCCGACGGCGATCTT
The nucleotide sequence above comes from bacterium. Encoded proteins:
- a CDS encoding ABC transporter permease subunit, whose amino-acid sequence is KIAVGIGFVSAVVGEMVGSTKGLGWYVTQSLNQFDMTGGVTSLIIMAVLALILYSIVGAIERRVCRWQASSTAARTVPM